The region CCCCCAAACACATTCAATGTTACACTTCTGTCACAGAAAGGCACTGATTTCTTGGGCTCCAAAGCATCCCAGGCACCCACTGAGTCACCCCAAATTTTGTCGACATTTTCTGGGTCTCCCAGACACTGCAAAGCCCCTGTAGATAACCAACTTCAGGCACTGATTCTTCAGGCCCCACCACTTAGGAACTCTTAATCCTTTCCCCCTAAAACTTAGATACTGACCCTCAATTCTCCTGAGGACTTTGAAGAACTTCTTTGGATTCCCAGATTCAAAAATGATTTTTCTGGGGCCTCCAGATTGAGATACTGTCTGCCAGCCCTCCAAAAtaaactgagatttttttcccccctccacaAAagaattgaactttttttttttttttgaaattgatttACGGGTCCCCTGAGTTTGTGATCCTTGCCCCGAGTCCCCCTAAATTTAGGCAATTTTCCACAGGCCTCCCAAAGTGAAATTGCCCAGATACCGAAAAATATCCCCCGGGTCCTGGAAATCCCAGGTATTATAGGCCGCGTCCTACAAGCTTCCTTGCTACTAACCAGGTTCCCTGAAATTTAGGTACCAATCTCTACTGAACAATTTTCATGGATCCCCCAAACTTGGGCCACGTCTTACTAGGGTTCCCCAAATGCAGGCAGTGCccaggaaaatatatattttttcttgttcaccaaaaataaactaattgaaACCAATgtaaaaattaacatataaaaggACATTGATTTTCTGCATTCTTCAAATGTCCTGATCACACCCCAGGTTGCCCCGAATTTAGATCGTGTTTCTTGATTCTCTAAAGGACATtgagaattttctcaaaagccacAGCCATTATGCAAGTTACTTTCCTTGGGTGCTGCAAGCGTCCAGGCCACTAACTTGAATTTCTAAGTTGTGGAAATTAATCTCCACTCTTCTCCACCACACGGACGATTTGCGTAGATCCCCAAAATGTGTCCATTGTTTTTCTTCCCCCAGTTTTAGACAGTACGCCTCTGGGGTTCTCCCAAGTTTCACGCTGAGCATTTTCCTCGGGTCATCCCCAAACCTACTTCCCCACAAAGTGGGACCCCCACAAGCGTGCTGACCCAGATGCTGGGGTCCCCACATTTTAGACGCGGCTCCCTTGTCCCCCAGTTGCAGGGAGACATCTCCCCGGTCCTCAGATTCGGACTCTTTTTCTGGAGTCTCGAATTTAGTCATGAATCGAAGTTCCCCACACCGACGCAACCTCCCTTGGGTCCCCACTTCAGGACACTCGTTCTCTCGCCCGCAAATCAGGCGGCTCTAACTTGCGTTCCCGGCCTTTGGGCATCGTTCCCGGCCCCGCCGCAGTCTCTGCAGCTTCCCCAATCCCGCGTACCACGGGCACTGGTTCTGGGCCTCTCTGCGTCTCCTACGAAGTCCCCGGAGCTCCTCGGAGTTGGAAAATTTCTCTTGTGTTCCCCAAACACACTTGGCCCGGCAGCGTGTCCTCCAGGACGTAGGCAGTGCTTCTCCCGCGTCCAGGAAAACGACTGGGCATTGCCCCCAGTTTCCCCCAAATTTGGGCATTGTCCCCGGGTCTTCCAACGGACTGGGCGTTGCCCCCGGACACGGGGGACTGCCCCCGGGGTCTCGCTCACCTTCAGCGCGTCCACCGCCCGTTGCAGAGCGCTCGCTCTCTGCCTCGGCTCCTAGCGCGCCCGCGGACGCAGCCTCCGGCCTCCAGCCTCGCGGTGAGCTCCCCGCCGCCTCGCGTCCCGGCCCGGCTCCCAAACCCACCCGCCGCCGTCCCGCCGTCCCGAGCGGCTGCCGGGGACACGGGCGCGGGGCGCGGGAGCCTGCGGCGGGCTAGCCCCTCGGCGGCCGCGCTCGCTGGGCCGGGCGCCCTGAAACCCGCGCCGCTTTCGTTTGCTTTCTGCAAAGATCACGGTCGTGGGGAAAGCGCCTCGGCGGCCCCCCAGCGGGGCAGGCAGGGCGCAGGGTAGGAGGGACGCGGAGGAGAGGCGCACCCGGCTCGGGCGGCGCGGCGCCTCCAGCCGCCGGGCGGAGGACTCCGGGAGGCGCGCGCCGAGCGCGGGCGACGTGATTGATGGCGGAGCGAGGGGGCGAGCCGGGCGCGGGCTTCCGCCGCCGGCGGCCCCTTCCCCTCGGAGGGGCGCTGGCGGCCGGGGCTCCTGGGGGCGGGCGGGGCGCGGGGGCTTGTGCGTGGTTTTTGACTTGGTAAAAATCACAACGACTTCTTACATCGTCCAAACTCTCCAGGCGATGGTTTCCCCAGACCCCCAAATTATCGTGGTGGCCCCTGGGGCTGAACCCGAGTCTACGCAAGTCCAACGCACTGAGGACGGGGGAACTATTATCCGGATATTTTGGGTGGGCCCCAAAGGCGAGCTGCTTAGATGCACCCCGGTGAGCCCGGTCATGCAGGTAGGATTTGAGCGATGTTTCCCGCCCTGCTCGTTTCTCTGCCGGCAggcgcagcccgggccggccccaTGCCTGGCCCAGATTCGGTCCTGGCCCGGCCGGCCCTCCCCACGTACCGCACCTGGCGGCCGCCGAGGCTACTCCCCGGTTCCCGCGCGGCACCGGGGGGCGCTCGGGCTCCGGCTGCGGCTCGAGGTGCTGCGCCTGCTCGGGCAGGTGGCGGCGGCGCGTCCCGCCCGCGCCCAGGGACTCCCCACTTCCCCTGCACATCCCAGCGGCACTCGGGGACCCCCGACCCAGTGTCGAGCCACCTGCGCCCGCCTTCCGACAGGGCACCCTCGCCGCGTAGCCCCCTGGCCGGGCGCGGGGACCCGGCCGTCGCTAGGGCATGTGACGCCGCCCACCCTGGTCGCCTCGCGTCCCCCGTGCACTAATGCGGGGACCTTGGCACCCCGGAACCTAAGACGGGGCCCCCAAACACTTTAGAATGGCGATTCGGGATTTCTTTCGAACTCTGCCGATCCCTGCCCCCAATCCAATCTCGCCCCCGCGCACCCCacagcccccccccccgaccGCCGCCCCCCGGGACCCCAAGCCCGCCCCCCGCCCTTGGCTCGAGTTGCGAGGGCGGTCCGGGGGCGGGGCGAGGGCCCCGCGGGCGCCCATTGGCGCGGGCGCACGGCCAGCGGGGCCCGAGCGGGCGCCGAGCCGCGGGGTGGCGCGGCTATAAGAGCCGGGCGTTGGCGCTCGGAGTTCGCCTGCTCTCCGGCGGAGCTGCGTGAGGCCAGGCCGGCCCCCGGCCCCCCCCTTCCGGCCGCCCCCGCCTCCTGGCCCACGCCCGCCCGCGCTCGGCCCGCCAGCGCCTCCACCCGGCTGGCGGCCCCGCGTCGACGCCGTCCGCCGCCACGCTGCTGACTCCCATCTCGGGCGCCGTCGGCGGGGTCGCGCTCCGCCGGCCTGCGGATCCCCCGCCGCCTCCTCCTCATCTACCTCAACGCCCGTCCCGCTTCGCCCGAGGAGGCGGTCCCCCCCGCAGGCAGTCCGGCTCGCAGGCCGCCGGCGTTGTCATCCCCCGCGCTCCCTCCCGGCCCTCCCCGGCGCGCAGCCCGGCCGCTCCCCCTCCTCGCTGCGTCCCGAGCGGCCCcggcgccgccaccgccgcccccCCGAGGCCCGGGCTCGCGACGGCCGAGGGCTCCGTCGGCCCAAACCGAGCTGGGCGCCCGCGGCCCGGGTGACGCCTCCGCTCCGCCCCCCTCAGCACCTTCCCCGGCCCCCGACGTTGCGCCCTTTCCTCGCTTCTCTGCGCTCCCCGTCCCCTCTCCGGCCTCTGGTCCCGGCCCCCTCTCTTCTTCCGCAGCCTTCCCTTTgctccctcccgccccccccaGCTCCTTGCCTCCAACTCCCTCCCCTTCCACGCCCGCCCTCTCGCCTTCGCCGTCCCAAAGTGGATTAATTATAcgctttctgtttctctctccgcTGTTCTCTCCCGCTGTGCGCCTGCCCGTCTCTcgctgtcctctctctctctctcgccctctcttcGGCCCCCCCCCTTTTCACGttcactctgtctctctcactatcTCTGCCCCTCTCTATCCTTGATACAACAGCTGACCTCATTTCCCGATACCCTTTACCCCCCTAAAAGTACAACATCTGGCCCGCCCCAGCCCGCAGACAGCCCGTCCTCCCCAAACAATCAGACGAGtttcccacccccccaaaaaagccaTCCCCCCGTTCTGCCCCGTCGCACATTCGGCCCCCGCGACTCGGCCAGAGCGGCGCTGGCAGAGGAGTGCCCGGCAGGAGGGCCAACGCCCGCTGTTCGGTTTGCAATACGCAGCAGGGAGGTGGGCGGCCCCTGCGCCGGCTTCCAGGTAAGCTGCGtgcgggccgggccgggcggggcggctgggcccggggcagacggggtggggggctgtCGGTCACGTTCCGCGTCGCAAACCCCGCGCTCTGCCCTGTGCCGCGGAGGAGGGggcgaggggtgggggggggcgggggtggggacttGGGAAGTGCCAAGGGAGGTGTGAGCTGTCTGCAAGGCGACTTCCTGGTCGTTTTGCGGGTGCAGGGGGTGTTGCTGAAAGTTTGTGATTTGTgccgcgggggcgggggcggggggcagtgcAACGAGGACGGGCACAAATCTCAGAAACCCACCCTGGTATGTTGACTCAGTGCCAGCAAGACCGAGAGAGGAAAACTGGGTGGGCGGGGCCAGGATGGAGCGAGGGGGGCCGAGTTGGCAAAAGAGTCCTGCCAGACACCGCATTCGCAGCGCACCCCCCTATAGCCTCCCTTTCTCTGTCCCCAACATTGCCAGCCAGGAATCTGGAGAGAGGGCCTGGTGCAGGGCTCAAAAGGGCAGGAGTGGACAACCCAGAGAGGGTAACTGCCCCTGCCCCAGTGGGCAGATGGAAGTTTCCATACAAGGAGGTGGAAAGCAGCCCCCCTCCCTGCACCCCCCCCCATTTCCCGGTGCCAAGATGGGCTGGGGGTGCAGGATGAGCCCCCCCATCCCCCGTTCTTTGCTAAGAGATGGTGGGGAAGGCGGCTGGGGGTGCCGCAGAGAAGGGAAtggctggaaggagggagggggcgggagcaaagggggcggggggagtggtcagcagggagaggggtgggggtagggtggaGCCGGGGCTGGGAGGAGCCGTCTCAGACATAAAAGCTGAGGCACTGACCAGCCTGCAAACTGGACATTAGCTTCTCTTCCGAGGCAGCcttccagcctcctcctcctcctcctcctcctcctcctcctcatcctcctcctcctcctcctcctcatccttctcctcctcctcctccagccccagcgaGCCTCCTGTCCAGCTGCAGGTAACCAGGGCTGTTGAGCGAGGACCCCGCTGCCCTCCCGCTCCGGCCTGCCGGCTGCTGAGCGCCTCCGGCCTCAGCCCCTTGGCCCCTGCCCGCTGCCTCTCACTCACGCCCTTCGtccctcctctctgcctctgccctctcacccctgccctccctcctctgcccgCTTGCTCACCTGGCCCGCACAAATGCATGCCTCTCGTCTGGTCTTCTGCTGTCTGCTGGTGCCCTGCACTGGACCCCACACTAAGTGGCTGGGCTTGCAGAAGGATGGAGCTGCCGCTCGGACGGCACCGACTCCCTAGCTGGCCAAATTTGTTCTTAGAATTCGGAGGGGGGGGGGCGGCCCTGGGGTGGCGGGAGACAGGCTGGGGTCTGGtgcagggaggaggaggtgggctgAGCGAGGCGGCGCTTTCGACCTTCCGTGGAGCTGGCCCTGCTCGTCAGGAGCTTGAGCGAGACTGCTTCCTCCTCAGTCCCTCATTTCCTACACGATTTATTGCATCAAAATTCCCCTGGGCCCAGCATGCAGCAGCCTTGCTCCAGGCTGGCAAGGGGCGTGCTGCTCGGCGCCTCTGTGCTCACTGGGTGCACAGCCTAAGAGGGACACAAGTGGGCAGCTCCACCCAGGCCCTTACTAGGGTAGCCTGCGGGTGCCACGGGGCTCAGGAGCACCCGGCCGTGACTGTCCCCCCAGAGGGGGCTCATACCTGGGCCTGCAGAGGGCAGGCTGGGGCTGCCTGCCTGGGGGGCTTCCACCTTTTGGAGGGGCGGGGGTGGCTTGCTGTGTCTAAAGAGGAGTCAAGGTCCCTTTCAAGCCCCCTGACTCCTTAGGGCACCTGGTTAACCCTTGCCCCAGGTCTGCAGCCACACAGCCTTGCGAAGGGGTGTGTCTTGAGACGTGCCTCTCCTTCTAGACGGTACCCTGAGGGAGCTAGGGTCTGGCCTCCAGGTGGCCCGGCCTGTTCTCTCCAGCTCCTGGGATAGGGTTTGGTACCCCAAATGGGGAGAGGGTCTGGTGGTCCTGGAGGGACTTTGAGGTCCCTGGCCCTGGGTAGTGTGATGCGAGGCCTGGAAAGGAGGCTTTTGGCTTTTATGTGTGTTTGGGGTGCCCGGGGCAGACTGGAGTCGAGGGACTAAGTGATGTAGGAGAAGGAGGCTCCTGGGAGCGTGGCTGGCACCGCCGTGCTGACCGTCGGACCCTTGACCCAGGCTTTGCTCAGCCGCAGACTGAGAGGGCGGCAAAGGCAGTGCGGGAAGGAGAAGGGTGGTGCTGGCCCAGCAGAAGCCCCCTGTTGCTTTGGGAGGGAGGCTGGTCCTCCTGGCACCCTTGCTTAGCTGGTCCTCTGGGATGCACATGTTCTGTGCTGGGGTGGGGCCGTCTGCCATCTTGGCTGGCGCTGGGAGGCCCGAGGAGTGGCCGCTGCCCTGTGCTGGCCCCGCCCCCATGACATCATAGGATGGAGGCCAGGTCCAGTGTCCAGCACTGGCCCCTGCAGCTCTGGGTGTGGCTGGGCCCCTGCAGTAGTAACGATGGGGGCAGCGATCCCCACGTGAAATTACCGACTAGCACTTGGTGCCCCTCAAAGATGTGCTCCACACACAGCCCTTCGCGCGGGGCAGTTCTGCATCCTGCctgcctcagcagtgaaagcgcctgTTCTTCTGTAGTTAAAACAATTAAGATTAAGGAGAAAGCCATGCTTTAAAACTGTAACTGGACTTTAAATTAGGAGATGGCTGGGCTTAGTGTCCCCAAAGGGAGCAGGCCCTCATCCCCTGGCGGGGCCAGCACTTCGGCACACCCTGGCTGGCGGGCAGTGGCCGAGGCCTGGACCTGGCCGTGGCGGGGCGGAGGGCTCACGCCTCTCGTCTCCACCCGCAGACACCAATGGGGATCCGAGTGGGAAAGTCGATGCTGGTGCTGCTCGCCTTCTTGGCCTTCGCCTCGTGCTGCTATGCTGCTTACCGCCCCAGTGAGACTCTGTGCGGCGGGGAGCTGGTGGACACCCTCCAGTTTGTCTGCGGGGACCGCGGCTTCTACTTCAGTAAGTAGCTCAGCGGGGCAAGGGCGGAGGGGTGTACACAGCTGGTGCTCGATAGATGCTGGCGTCCTCCTTACCGCATGCCAGACACCTCTGCAGGTCCTTCAGGATACCTGGCCTGGGGGTCGGGCCCAGGGAGGCCCCTCGGAGGTGAATGAGCCCGGGGCCCTTGCTCTGAGACTTTGAGAGTGCGGTCACGCCCTTGCAGTCCACATTTATTAGGCACTTACAGTGTGCCTGGGCGGTGCCCGCACTCCCCGATTTCTTGCAACATGACTcaaggtgggagggagagtggACGGTGGTATCTACAGGGGGACCAGACCTTAAGTGGCAGGTGCgggtggggtgcagagtgggCTGGAGGCCGGGCTTCCCCGCAGGGAGGCAGCCCTTTCCCTCCTGCTTCTCCCTGACCTGCCCACGGGCAGGGCTGCGGGCACTGGTTTCCCCGCACGTTTTGCCCACATCTTGGCAACGGGCAGATACCCATGGATGGTTAGATTTCAAATGGAATCAAATGGGTTGAAAACCAGTAAGAATAAAAGCACATGTTGCTGGTGGCGTGAGTGTGCATGCCCCACGTGCTGGGGGACGCTGGGCTCCATCCACAGGAGGGGACCGCCGGGGCCCCCAGGGCTGGGTGGGATCCGCACCCGAGGGGCAGGGCACAATGCAGGGTGCCCGCCTGCTGGCCCGAGTGCTTTGGCTGTTCCTCGCCCTCCTCTCTGATTCCCGACCTGCAGGAGCTGGCTGGGCACATGGAGACCTCCGCTTTCCCTTGCCCCTGTGCCCGGTGTGGCAGGGCGGGTCCCCCGTTGGAGGTGACCTCTCCTTCGGGGTGTGGGCTCTTGCCCTCGCTTCCCAGcaatctgggcctcagtttctttaactgTAGGACGGGTCAGGGGAGTTCCGGAGAGTGTCCATCTGGATGACAGGAGAAACTGGGGGGCAGTTTCTTGACCCTCAAGCGGGGAGGGAGTGTGTGCTCCCCCTGGGCTCAGCCAGACACCGCTCAGGGCTGGGTGTGGGTGGTGTGTGGTGTGGGACATGGCCGGGGCAAGCAGGCAGTGGCCGTAAGGCTCGTCGTAACCAGCCCGTCACCCACCACAAGGCATCTTCTTCTGCAGCCTTTACTTACCCACCCTCTGAAATGGGCCGTAAATGCCCGTCTTGGCATGTCAAAGCTTCTCTTTAAAAAGCATTCCTGCTTCTTGACGCTTCTGAGGCCCCTGCCTGCCCTGGCTTCTCCTGTGGCCTCTCTCTCCTGCCACGTTTGGGGGCAGGAGATGGCACTGTACGGTCTGGTGCTGGCTGGTCCTTGCCCGGGGAGTGGCCCCCTGGCACCAGGTTTCCCTGGAAGGAGGGCTGGGCTGAGCCCCCAGCCCTTTTGACCCTGCACCTGGACCCCTTACTAggggctcccctccctccccccagcgaTGGCGGATTCCTTGCAGCTGAGTGTGGAGCCTGTGcgcggaggggagggggaggacggGAAGAAAGGAGGGCGTGGTTTTTGCAGGTCCTCACTCCTCTCCTCCcgtcttctccttcttcctcccatTCCTACCTGTCGCGGCGGCGTCTCTAGGGCCGCAGGCACCCAGGCTCCTGGTTGGTCCGGGGACGGCACTTGGGTCCCGGTCGGCCTTTGGGTCAGGACCCTGGGATCCCAGGATGTGGGGCCGGGCCCCGTGCGTTTTCCAAACAGCCCCTGGTGGTGGACCAGGAGGCCGTGCCCACTTTACATACGACGAGGGAGGCACCGAGAGGCCAGGGGGCTGGTCCTGCAGCGCACTCACCCGCtgtcccttctctcctttctggGGCCCCTGCGCGCCCCCCTCTCGCTTTCTTCCTGCCCTCCAGGCCGGGGCTGGCTGTCCCTGCAAGGTGACCGGCATCCTGTCCcacgggcaggggtggggggctggctgGAGGAACCCTGGGGAGCCCCCTGGGGCACTGGTGCTGACGtgccctttccttcctcctgtggGACTTCCAGGCAGGCCGGCAAGCCGCGTGAACCGCCGCAGCCGTGGCATCGTGGAAGAGTGCTGCTTCCGCAGCTGCGACCTGGCCCTGCTGGAGACCTACTGCGCCACCCCCGCCAAGTCCGAGAGGGACGTGTCGACCCCTCCGACCGTGCTTCCGGTAAGGCGGCCCCCCCAGCTCGGGCCCGTGGACGGCCCCCCAGCTCTGGGCCCGTGGACGGCACCCCAGCTCTGGGCCCGTGGGCGGCCCCCCAGCTCTGAGCCCACAGACGGCCCGGCCCCTGTGAGGGAAACCGGGGTCTCCGGGACCCTCCTCTCTCTGTGGAGCCCGTCGAGGCTGTTACCTCTAAGCCAGGGGACCAGGGCGTGGCAGCTCCTTAGCTGGAAGCGCGGCTAGGGAGTCTTTTACATGTTTGCcacgtgcccccccccccccgccgtggTGGCGTTGGCCAGAAGCTGGGGGAGTTACTGACCTGTCACACGTCAGGCACGATGGAAGGTTTAGGGACAGCCCCCAGCAGGTTGCCCAGATGTCCCCCCGGGGCCTGGGTGGcttggggccaggggctgggggccaggcacCCCTTGACCGGCCCTTCCCCTCTCAGGACAACTTCCCCAGATACCCCGTGGGCAAATTCTTCCAATATGACACCTGGAAGCAGTCCGCCCAACGCCTGCGCAGGGGCCTGCCTGCCCTCCTGCGAGCCCGCCGGGGTCGCACGCTCGCCAAGGAGCTGGAGGTGTTCAGAGAGGCCAAGCGTCACCGTCCCCTGATCGCCCTGCCCACCCAGGACCCCGCCGCCCACGGGGGCGCCTCTCTTGAGGCGTCCGGCCATCGGAAGTGAGCCAAATTGTCGTAATTCTGCAAAGTGGCACCATCCGCTCGTGACCTCCTCTTGACCGGGACCTTTCCATCAGGTCCCACCTCTGAAACCTCTGTACCGTCCTGTCTGCGGGCTCCCCCGACCTGGCCCCCGTGCCCCAACCTCCCCACGTCAGGCTGGTCTCTCCTCGGCCCCCTCCATCGGGCTAAGGGAATCAcaacaaaatctttaaaaatgtacaaaaccAATTGGCTTTAGCTCTCTCTTCCAAATTGTCACCACCAAATCACCCCCAAATTACACAACCAAAATTGCAATCACAAACGTGTCGGCCCCCTTGAAATGAATTGGCTTCTTAGCAACACCGGAAAAGCTAACTAGCTTTCCagaaaaccctaaaaaaaaaaaaaatcaattagctgaaaaaaaataactaaaaataaattggCTTCAAAACAATTggcaaaataaaagaatttgGCCCCCACCCTTCCTTCTCGTTCCTTTCGGACCTGGACTTCAATTGGCTGTGAGCTGACCATCCAAGAGAAAGGAAGGCACCAAATTTGCAGGTAGGCTCGTCACTGCTCGCCAGCCATCTCCCTCCTTCACCAAACCCTCGCTGGGCTCTGGCAGTGTGACACCAAAGACCCAAACCTGTTCCTCCCCCTCGTTTCCATCACTGAGACCGCTATGGAGCTGTGGGGGGGCCCAGCAAGACCCGAGGAGCAGTGCACGGAACAGAAAACCCGAATTCGCGCAGATAAAACTTAATTGGCATAAACGCCCACATACTCCAAAATCTTACGTCTGAATCCTCACCTTTGAAAGCACACGCACCCACACGCAACCCTGCAtgggcgcgcacacacacacacactccctcgcACACACGCACCCTCACACACACTCATCCACACAAGCTCACACACATCCACAACCCTCACGTGcatccatacacacacacgcacacagacccAGATATGTGGGATACCCAAACCCAGCATTGTGCAGATGAGACCGCATTCCATCCCAAATTCTTCTCTAAGCTGCCCTGCAATGAGGTTTTCACGTCCTGTGCTCCCCTCCGGTCCCCTGGGATGCGCCCTAGGGTGGGAGGGTGTGTGTCCCAGGCTCAGGCGCGGGTGGTTCCATCTTTCCGAGATGAGGAAGATCCCCCCTCCTTCTCGGCACCCGTCCTGACCCCACGGCACCTGCAGTGAGAGTCCCGATGCCCCCAGACCCCACTGGCATCCACGCACCTACTATCGTGCCGAGCGAGGAACGGGTTTGGCCGGACTGGAGATGGCTGTGGCCGAGCAAGACATGCCCTGCCACGTCGCCTGACCCCCTAGGTGTGCTCCTGCGAGATCTGGGGACCCCCCCAGCACACCTAGGGGTCATCTTTGCCAGCCTCCTGGGGGAGCCTGTCAGAAACGAGGGCCCCCTGGAGGCTGGCAAGGGTGATGGGGAGTGTGGGAAGTCTGGAGgttggtggggtgggtgggggggcagtgggggctgggagggggggaTGCTCTGGGGTAGGAAGTGGTCCAGCAAAGGTTTGGACAACACGGTCAGGAGGAAGGATTGACGAGGAGACGTGCAGAATTACAGATCGAATCAGGAACCCAAATTGATGCCAATTGATCTATTTCCCCCCTTTAATTGGCTTCTCCTggggctttttttccttttttttttttgattccctcCTTAGCTTTTTATGCGCTCATGTACCAAATTAAACTTACTCCCCTCCCCGTGTAACAGGGGGGCAGTGACCAAGGACAAGGAACGCATGAAGCCAACCACCCGTCACCTGCGCGGCGCCCGCCGCCGTCCTGCCCTCCGCCATTTATCACCCTTGGTTTGATTTTTGCCTGTCCCTGTCGCTTGGGTTGAGTGGAGAGTGGAGCCTCCGCGGGGGTGCTGGCCACTGTGCCCCCCGAGAAGTCAGAGGGGAATGGAGACGGCCGCTGCCTGGCCTGGCCCCCGGGGACGGTGGCTGGTCCCCGGGGGTCCTGAGGGGCGGAGGAGGGGTCAGGGAGGCGTCTCTTCAGGTGTCAGGAAGGTGCTCGGAGGCCACCAAGGTGGGGCCCCCGGCTGGCCCAGCCGGCCGGGGGGGAAGGGGCTACAGATGTGTGAGCCAGGGGCTCCATCGGGCGGGAGCAGGTGGCCGCCTTCCGTGCACCTGGGGAGCCCTCCCCGCACCCCTCGGTGACAGCTTGCCCGCCTCCTCAGTGCCCCGTCTTGGCCCCAGGAAGCTTGGAGCTCCGCGGGGCTTCCTGGTgaccaggtggggtgatgccggGCAGTAGGAGAGGTCCGGAGGGCACGAGCCCCGCAGAGCAGGAGAGCTGCGAGTGTGTCGGACAGCTGGGGTCGCTTGGGCCCCGAAGCCCTTGGGTCTGGCGGTACCGACCCAGCCACCATCTCAGCGCCTAGGGCTGCGGCAGGGACCCGGGCGGCTGGGAGGTTTACCTCACCCCCGCCTCTGCCCCCAGTGCAGCCCCCCTGCACGGCAGCCCGACTAGCAATCTAGAGGCCCGAAGCTTCTGGGCCCCGGTGACGGGGCTGGCACGACCCAGGGGGCGGTCCGTGCCAGCCCACCCAAGGCACAGAGGGTCCCCCGGCAAGCGCCCAGGGAGTGGGCCATTTGGACCATTGGACAGAAGCCCAAAGAGCCAAATTGTCTTAATCGGAGAAGCCAGACGGATTGGCCTGAGATCCAAATTGTCTTCGAGGCACCCCAAATTACCTGCCCACTCAGCCAGACGCCACCCACCCAGGGTTCCGTTTGCCTCGATCGGGTGGGGGCTCCGGGGGCGTCTGCCGAGGCTCCTCTGTGTCCCCCAGTGAGCAGCTCTCTGTGGGTCAGCGCCATCCCGACCCGGGCCCCTTCTGACCTCCATGCCCTGGTTGTGGCCCTCCATCGTGTCTCTTCCCCGAGTCCCCCCAGCTGTCTTCAGCAGGACCCCCTCTTGGGTCTCTACGCCACCATCTGAGGACCCCCACGCGCAGAACACCGAGTGTCACCTGCCGCCCGGTCTATCCCGCGGCCGCGTTCGCCTCCACTTGCCCCTAACATGCTATTTCTGGCAGAATCCACAGCTTGggttttgtctttaacttttaacGCTCGCAATCCCAATaaagcatttaaatttattttcttctgagtcCTCTGCTTTTTCACTTGGGTAcctggtggagggagggaggggaggtctgagccctggggagggggcagggtaggTGGGAAGGGGGGGCAGGAAGACCCTGGAGGTGGGGACACCTCCTCTGGGCCCCTGTGGGGTTCAATATAGaggttcaacagcagactagataaagcagaagaaaaaaatctgtgaactCAAAGACAGGGCAGCAGAATTCATTCGATCAGAgaagcaagaggaaaacaaaatagagaaaaagtgAAGGCAGTGTGAAGGGCTCATGGAATAGTGATGGGGTGCAGGGAGAACAGCCCGAAGGCCCGCAGCTCTCACCAGTGGTGCCACCACTCTCGTGGATCTCGGGAGGCTCTGGGACCATCTCAGGGACCAAATCCTCAAAGACAGGG is a window of Eschrichtius robustus isolate mEscRob2 chromosome 11, mEscRob2.pri, whole genome shotgun sequence DNA encoding:
- the IGF2 gene encoding insulin-like growth factor II isoform X1, coding for MVSPDPQIIVVAPGAEPESTQVQRTEDGGTIIRIFWVGPKGELLRCTPVSPVMQTPMGIRVGKSMLVLLAFLAFASCCYAAYRPSETLCGGELVDTLQFVCGDRGFYFSRPASRVNRRSRGIVEECCFRSCDLALLETYCATPAKSERDVSTPPTVLPDNFPRYPVGKFFQYDTWKQSAQRLRRGLPALLRARRGRTLAKELEVFREAKRHRPLIALPTQDPAAHGGASLEASGHRK
- the IGF2 gene encoding insulin-like growth factor II isoform X2; its protein translation is MGIRVGKSMLVLLAFLAFASCCYAAYRPSETLCGGELVDTLQFVCGDRGFYFSRPASRVNRRSRGIVEECCFRSCDLALLETYCATPAKSERDVSTPPTVLPDNFPRYPVGKFFQYDTWKQSAQRLRRGLPALLRARRGRTLAKELEVFREAKRHRPLIALPTQDPAAHGGASLEASGHRK